One Gossypium raimondii isolate GPD5lz chromosome 3, ASM2569854v1, whole genome shotgun sequence genomic window carries:
- the LOC105795890 gene encoding LOW QUALITY PROTEIN: 26S proteasome non-ATPase regulatory subunit 6 homolog (The sequence of the model RefSeq protein was modified relative to this genomic sequence to represent the inferred CDS: inserted 2 bases in 1 codon): MHICQCLAALGVLIAHPAGVSLKQKVVDAPEILTVIGKIPHLSKFLNSLYNCQYKSFFLAFAGLTEQIKLDRYLHLRFRFYMREVRTVVYSQFLESHKSVTIEAMAKAFGVSVEFIDQELSRFIAVGKLHCKIDKVLGVLETNXYDAKNALYRATIKQGDFLLNQIQELSRVIDL, from the exons ATGCATATTTGTCAGTGTTTGGCTGCACTTGGTGTGTTAATTGCTCATCCC GCTGGTGTGTCTCTGAAACAAAAg GTGGTTGATGCTCCTGAAATCTTGACTGTGATTGGAAAAATTCCACATCTttcgaaatttttaaattctctttACAATTGTCAGTACAAATCATTCTTCTTAGCATTCG CTGGCCTGACAGAGCAGATAAAATTGGACCGCTATTTGCATCTACGTTTTCGGTTTTACATGAGAGAGGTCAGGACTGTTGTTTACTCTCAATTTTTAGAATCCCACAAGAGTGTTACTATTGAAGCCATGGCAAAGGCTTTTGGGGTGTCAGTAGAATTCATCGATCA GGAGCTATCTCGTTTTATCGCAGTAGGGAAGCTTCATTGCAAGATTGACAAGGTTCTTGGTGTCCTCGAAACTAA ATACGATGCGAAGAATGCTCTTTACCGTGCCACTATTAAACAAGGTGACTTCTTATTAAACCAGATCCAGGAGTTGTCTCGTGTCATTGATCTATGA